GATGGGCTCGCCTGCGAGCAGCTCCTTCAGCGCGGCCCGGTCGGTGGACACGTGGACGAGCCCGCGCCAGACGAGCTCCTCCCAGACATCCTCGAAGGAGTCGTCGTTCTGCTGGGTTGCGAGGATCACGGGGTCTGACACGCCAGCAAGGCTACCAGCGCGGCGCGCAGCAACGACTTCATGCCGCAGACTTGATCGAAGAGAATCAAATCTGTAGCATTGATCTCAAGGGATTCAGCCTGCAGGCTTGATCCGAATCAGCGTGAGGAGGTGCATCCATGTTCGTCATCACCGCCGACCAGGTCGCGAGTCGTCGCGAGCGCGACCGTGCCGGCGGGCTCGTCGAGGAGCTCGCGCAACGGCACGGCGACGAACTGGTGTTCCCGCCCGACCAGACGGCAGGCGACGAGATCCAGCTCGTCACCCGATCGGCGTCGACCGCGCTCGCGATCGTGCTCGACGTGACCCGCACCGGGAGGTGGAGCGTCGGCATCGGCGTCGGCGACATCCGGCTGCCGCTTCCGGATGCCGCACGCAAGGCCACCGGCACCGCCTTCATCTCCGCGCGCGAGGCCGTGGTCGCTGCGAAGCGCGCCGAGGGTCGCTTCGCACTGCGGGCGGCCGGCGACCCCACGCGGCCCGCCGCCGACGTGGAGGCGCTCGTGCGACTGCTCGTGCTCCTCAGGGAGCGACGGACCGACCTCGGCTGGGAGGTCGTGGACCTCATGTTCGCAGGGCACCGCCAGAAGGAGGCGGCCGCCCTCCTCGCCGTGACTCCGGCCGCCGTCAGCGCCCGACTGAAGGCCGCGATGTGGCGCGCCGAGGAGGACGCGCGCCCGGGCCTGGAACGACTGCTCGCCGAGCTCGACGCGGAATCCGAACGCGCCGCGGCGACGTGACCCCGCGGTGGGGGCGGCCCTCGTTACACTGCTCGAAGCCACGGCCGTCCGGTCGCTGCGCGGAAGGAGCACCGTGAACCTCGTCGTCGTCGCCGATGCCATCGCCTGGTCGGCGCTGCTGCTCTCGCTGACGGCCGCGGCCGCGCTCTCGGTGCTCGCGTTCCTGAAGCCGAGGTCGGTCTGGTTCTGGTTCGCGACGGTGACGCTCGGCATCGCGCTCATGGCCGCCGCGTCCATCTCCGCGCCGGCCGAGTTCGGCTTCGCACCGCTCATCACCGTGCTGGGCTTCACCGTGGCGATCTTCGGCGGGAGCCCGGCGGCCGCGACCGCGTTGAACCTCGCGATGGGAGCCAGCGCACCTCCCGGCCTCCACGGCGGCATCATCGTGGCCGAACGACCCACCGCCGAGGAGCAGCGCCAGGGAGTCGTCGCCGGTGGGCGCCGGGAGGTCCTCCGGGGCGGCCTCACCATCGGCGTGCTCGAGCGCGTCGCGACGGCGGGCTCCATTATCGCGGGCTTTCCCGAGGGACTGGCGATCGTGGTCGCCGTGAAGGGCGTCGGCCGGTTCACCGAACTCGAAGCGCCCGAGGCGCGCGAGCGGTTCATCATCGGCACCTTCGCGAGCCTGATCTGGGCCTGCGCGGCCGCGCTCGTCGTGCACCTCGCCGTCCACTGAGCTCGCCCGTGTCAGTCGTGCGACTTCGCATGACGCCGGTACGGCGAGACTCCGGGCTCACCCGGGATCCAGAACCGCCACGGGAACGCCGCTCCCCCGCCCGCACCGCTCACGCCGGTGCGCGGGCCCGACGCGAACGGCTCGGGCACCACGGGAACCTCCAGCGCGAACGGCGGCGCCAGCAGGTCCGCGCCGCTCGCTGCCAGCGGCACGCCGAGCGCGACGGCGAGACGGGCGGGGCCTCGAGCCAGGTCGCGGTCGGATGCACCGGGCCGACGACTCCGCGCGAGCTCGAGCCCCCCGACGATGGTGCCACCGCGCAGGAGCACCGCCGACGACATGCCCGGAACACCCGCCACGACGTTGAGGCACGTGTGCATGCCGTACGTGAAGTAGGCGTACAGGTGCGCGGCCTCCCCGAACATGACCGCGTTCCTGCGCGTCATGCCCCGGAACGCATGCGAGCCCGGATCCTCGCCGACGCCGCGGTACGCCTCCACCTCGGCGATGCGCAGGGCCACCGGTCCATCCTCGGCGTCGTGGGTCAGCACGGCACCGAGGAGCAGCGGCGCGAGCTCGACGGAGTCGCGCGCGAAGAACGCACGCGACGCCGTGACGAGCCGCTCCGTCATCCGTCGGTCAGCGACCCGCGACCGGCAGGCCCCCGACGAGGTGCCGCACGCGATCGGCGAGCCGGGCGAACTGCTCGTCGACCCGTACCGGCGCGGTGCCGCCGAGCCCGTCTCGACTCGACACCGACCCCTCGACCGTGAGCACGCCACGGACCTCGGGCGTCAGGTGCGGCGAGATCGACGCGAGCGCCGCGTCGGAGATCTCGTCGAGCTCGAGACCGTGCTCCTCGGCGTAGCGCACGACCGCGCCGGTGATCTCGTGGGCGTCGCGGAACGGCACGTGCTGCTTCACGAGCCACTCCGCGACATCCGTGGCGAGCGAGAACCCAGCGGGCGCGAGCTCGGCCATGCGCTCGGTGTGGAACGTCAGCGTGGCGATCATGCCCGTGAAGGCCGGGAGGAGCACCTCGAGCGTCTCGACCGAGTCGAACACCGGCTCCTTGTCCTCCTGGAGGTCGCGGTTGTACGCGAGCGGCAGGCCCTTGAGCGTGGCCAGCAGGCCCGAGAGGTTGCCGATCAGGCGACCCGACTTGCCGCGTGCGAGCTCGGCGATGTCGGGGTTCTTCTTCTGCGGCATGATCGACGACCCGGTCGAATACGCGTCGTCGAGGGTGACGAACCCGAACTCGCGCGTGTTCCACAGGATCACGTCCTCCGCGAGCCGTGAGACGTCGATGCCGATCATGGCGGTGACGAATGCGAACTCCGCGACCACGTCGCGACTGGCGGTGGCGTCGAGCGAGTTCTCGGCCGGGGCCGCGAGGCCCAGGTCGCGGGCGACGGATGCCGCGTCGAGGCCGAGCGTCGACCCCGCCAGCGCTCCCCCGCCGTAGGGCGAGACATCCGCGCGCTTCGTCCAGTCGACGATCCGCTCGAGGTCGCGCGACAGCGCCCATGCGTACGCCAGGAGATGGTGGGCGAGCAGCACCGGCTGGGCATGCTGGAGGTGCGTGCGACCCGGCATGACCGCGGTGCGGTGCGCGTCGGCCTGGGCGGCGAGCGCGTCGATGAGGTGCACCAGCTGCTGGCCGATGGTCGCCGCGTGGTCCTTCAGGTAGAGACGCACGAGCGTCGCGATCTGGTCGTTCCGGCTGCGCCCCGCGCGCAGCTTGCCGCCGAGCTCGGGACCGACGATGCCGATGAGCGCGGCCTCGAGGGCGCCGTGGACGTCTTCATCGGCGTCGCCCGCGACGATCCGTCCCGACGACACGTCGGACTCCAGTTGGTCGAGGCCCGCCAGCATCGCGGTGAGCTCGTCGTCGGTGAGGTAGCCCGCAGCCGCGAGGGCGCGGGCGTGGGCCCGGGACCCGGCGAGGTCGTACGGGGCGAGCTGCCAGTCGAAATGGGTCGACTTCGAGAGCCGCGCGAGCTCGGGCGATGGACCGCTCGCGAACCGCGCGCCCCAGAGGGATCCCTCGTTGGTGCCGTGCTCCTCGGCCATCAGGCGTCCTTCCGCTCGAGCAGCCACACCAGCAGCGCCTTCTGCGCGTGCAGCCGGTTCTCGGCCTCGTCCCAGATGATCGACTGCTCGCCGTCGATGACCTCGGCGGTGACCTCGTAGCCGCGATCCGCCGGCAGGCAGTGCAGGAAGACCGCATCGGATGCCGCGAGCGACATGAGTTCGCGATCGACCTGGTACGCGCCGAACGTCGCGACGCGGTGGGCCTTCTCGTCCTCTTTGCCCATCGAGACCCAGGTGTCGGTGACGATGACGTCGGCGCCCGAGGCCGCCTCCGCGGCATCCGTGAACAGGCTGACGGAACCTCCGGTGGTCGCGGCGACGCGATCGGCGTCGGCGACGACGGATGCCGCGGGCGCGAACTCCTCGGGGGACGCGACTCGCACGTGCATGCCCGCCGTCGCGCCGGCGAGCACGTAGGACTGGGCCATGTTCGAGGCGCCGTCGCCGAGGAAGGTGACGGTCAGCCCGGCGAGGCGACCCTTGTGCTCACGGATGGTGAGCAGGTCGGCCAGCAGCTGGCACGGGTGGAAGTCGTCGGAGAGTGCGTTCACCACCGGCACGGAGGTGCCCGCCGCCATCTCCTCGAGGCCGGCCTGCCCGTACGTGCGCCACACGATGGCCGCGACCATGCGCTCGAGCACCCGGGCCGTGTCGGAGGGGGTCTCCTTGCCGCCGAGCTGGCTGTTCGCCGTCGAGATGATGAGCGGCGATCCGCCGAGGTCGGCGATGCCGACGGCGAACGACACCCGGGTGCGCGTCGACGACTTGTCGAAGATCACGGCGACGGTCTGGGGTCCGGCGAGCGGCTTCGTGCCCCAGCGGTCGGCCTTCAGGCGCTCGGCGAGGTCGAGGATCTCGGCCTGCTCGGCTGGAGTGATGTCGTCGTCGCGGAGGAAGTGGCGGGTCATGCGGTTCCGTTCGTGTGGATCGGGTCGTGCGAGGTCTGCGTGGTGGCGGTCTGCCGTGGGTCAGTGGCGCGCCGAGGTGACGGCGTCGAGCGCGCGGGAGAACTTGTCGGCGAACTCGTCGACCTCCGCGTCGCCGATGATCAGGGGTGGGGCCATCCGGATGGTGGAGTCGTTCGCCGCGTTGACGATGAGGCCCGCTCGCATGGCCTCGGCGGTGAGCCTCGTGGCGACCGGCTCCGTGAGCGCGATGCCGATGAGGAGGCCCCGGCCACGGGTCCCGGCGATGAGCGGGGAGCCGAGCGACGCGATGCGCTCGTCGATCTGCCGGCCGCGCAGGGCCGCATTCTCGACGAGGCCGGCCCGCTCGATCTCGCCGAGGACGGCGTTCGAGACCGCGGTCGCGAGCGGGTTGCCGCCGAACGTCGAGCCGTGCTGCCCCTTGGAGTACAGCGACGACGCGTGGCCGAAGGTGACGAGGCCGCCGATCGGGAACCCGCCGCCGATGCCCTTCGCGACGGTGATCGCGTCGGGCGTGATGCCGGCGTGCTGGAACGCGAACCACTCGCCGGTACGGCCGGCGCCGGTCTGGATCTCGTCGACGATGAGCAGCGCGCCGTGTCGGTGCGTCAACTCGCGGGCGGCCACGAGGAATCCATCGGGCAGCTCGACGACGCCGGCCTCACCCTGGATGGGTTCGACGAAGAGCGCGGCGACCCCGTCGTCGAGCGACGTCTCGAGCGCCTCGATCGTGGCCGGGAGGTGCTCGACCCCGCCGGGCAGCGGCTCGAAGGCCTCGCGCATGTGCGCCTTGCCGGTGAGCGCGAGCGAGCCCATGGTGCGTCCGTGGAAGCCGTCGACGAGCGCCAGCACGCGGCTGCGGGCGCCGCCCGAGTTGTTCAGGCGCGCCAGCTTGAACGCGGCCTCGTTCGCCTCGGCGCCGGAGTTGCCGAACCAGGCGCGCCCCTGGTCGCCCGTGCCCGCCAGGCGGGTGATGCGCTCGGCGAGCTCGAGCGCGGGCTCCGTCGTGAAGTAGTTGGACACGTGCGCGAGGCGGGCCGCCTGCGTCGAGACGGCCTCGACGAACACGGGGTGCGCATGCCCGAGCGAGTTCACCGCGATGCCCGCGAGGAAGTCGAGGTACTCGTGCCCCGCGTCGTCCCACACCCGCGCACCACGGCCGTGATCGAGCTTCGCGAGCGGCATCCCGATCGAGCGCATCACGCGTCGGTCGAAGCGGCCCTGCCACTCGTTGAGGTCGTCGAGGGCCGTCATGCGGGAACCACCTCCGTGCCGATGCCCGACTGGGTGAACACCTCGAGCAGGATCGAGTGCGGGATGCGCCCGTCGATGATCGCCGCCTTGGCGACGCCGCCCTCGACGGCTTCGAGGCACGCTGCCATCTTCGGGATCATCCCCGATTCGAGCTTCGGCAACAGGGCCGTGAGCTCGGGCACGTCGATCACCGACACGAGGGAGTCGCGATTGGGCCAGTCTCGGTAGAGGCCCGCGACATCGGTGAGGATCACGAGCTTGGCCGCACCGAGCGCGACCGCGAGGGATGCGGCCGCCGAGTCGGCGTTCACGTTGAGCGACTGTCCGGGCGTGGCGCCGTCGGGCGCGATCGAGGAGACGACCGGGATGCGGCCCGCGTCGAGCTGCGCGTGCACCGCGGCCGGATCGACGGCGACCACGTCGCCGACGAGTCCCAGGTCCACCTCGACCCCGTCGACCACGGCGCCCCGGCGACGACCCGTGAACAACCCGGCATCCTCGCCCGACAGCCCCGCAGCCAGCGGGCCGTGCTCGTTGATGAGCGACACCAGCTCGCGATTGACCTGACCCGACAGCACCATGCGCACGACGTCCATCGTCTCGGGCGTCGTGACCCGGTAGCCGCCGCGGAACTCGCTCTCGATGCCGAGCCGACCGAGCATCGCCGAGATCTGGGGTCCGCCGCCGTGCACCACGACGGGCTTGATGCCGGCGTAGCGCAGGTAGACCATGTCCTCGGCGAACGCGCGCTGGAGCTCTGGGCTCACCATCGCGTTGCCGCCGAACTTCACCACGATCGTCTCGCCGTGGAAGCGCTTCAGCCACGGCAGCGAGTCGATGAGCACCTGCGCCTTGTCGCCCGCCGTCGCCGTCCAGGCCGCGTCGCCCGCGGCATCCGCCTCGGTCGTCGTCGCGTTCTCGTCGCCCATGCTCAGCTCGCGTAGGCGCTGTTCTCATGCACGTAGTCGTGCGTGAGGTCGTTGGTGAGGATGGTGGCGGATGCCTCGCCGGCGTGCAGCTCGATGAGCACGTGCGTGGCACGCGGCGTGAGGTCGACCTGCTCGCGCGGCGCGTCGGGCCGACCCGCGTGGCACACCCGGACGCCGTTCATGGACACGTCGACGAGGTA
This DNA window, taken from Agromyces sp. 3263, encodes the following:
- the argF gene encoding ornithine carbamoyltransferase, which encodes MTRHFLRDDDITPAEQAEILDLAERLKADRWGTKPLAGPQTVAVIFDKSSTRTRVSFAVGIADLGGSPLIISTANSQLGGKETPSDTARVLERMVAAIVWRTYGQAGLEEMAAGTSVPVVNALSDDFHPCQLLADLLTIREHKGRLAGLTVTFLGDGASNMAQSYVLAGATAGMHVRVASPEEFAPAASVVADADRVAATTGGSVSLFTDAAEAASGADVIVTDTWVSMGKEDEKAHRVATFGAYQVDRELMSLAASDAVFLHCLPADRGYEVTAEVIDGEQSIIWDEAENRLHAQKALLVWLLERKDA
- the argH gene encoding argininosuccinate lyase yields the protein MAEEHGTNEGSLWGARFASGPSPELARLSKSTHFDWQLAPYDLAGSRAHARALAAAGYLTDDELTAMLAGLDQLESDVSSGRIVAGDADEDVHGALEAALIGIVGPELGGKLRAGRSRNDQIATLVRLYLKDHAATIGQQLVHLIDALAAQADAHRTAVMPGRTHLQHAQPVLLAHHLLAYAWALSRDLERIVDWTKRADVSPYGGGALAGSTLGLDAASVARDLGLAAPAENSLDATASRDVVAEFAFVTAMIGIDVSRLAEDVILWNTREFGFVTLDDAYSTGSSIMPQKKNPDIAELARGKSGRLIGNLSGLLATLKGLPLAYNRDLQEDKEPVFDSVETLEVLLPAFTGMIATLTFHTERMAELAPAGFSLATDVAEWLVKQHVPFRDAHEITGAVVRYAEEHGLELDEISDAALASISPHLTPEVRGVLTVEGSVSSRDGLGGTAPVRVDEQFARLADRVRHLVGGLPVAGR
- the argB gene encoding acetylglutamate kinase, producing the protein MGDENATTTEADAAGDAAWTATAGDKAQVLIDSLPWLKRFHGETIVVKFGGNAMVSPELQRAFAEDMVYLRYAGIKPVVVHGGGPQISAMLGRLGIESEFRGGYRVTTPETMDVVRMVLSGQVNRELVSLINEHGPLAAGLSGEDAGLFTGRRRGAVVDGVEVDLGLVGDVVAVDPAAVHAQLDAGRIPVVSSIAPDGATPGQSLNVNADSAAASLAVALGAAKLVILTDVAGLYRDWPNRDSLVSVIDVPELTALLPKLESGMIPKMAACLEAVEGGVAKAAIIDGRIPHSILLEVFTQSGIGTEVVPA
- a CDS encoding DNA-binding protein codes for the protein MFVITADQVASRRERDRAGGLVEELAQRHGDELVFPPDQTAGDEIQLVTRSASTALAIVLDVTRTGRWSVGIGVGDIRLPLPDAARKATGTAFISAREAVVAAKRAEGRFALRAAGDPTRPAADVEALVRLLVLLRERRTDLGWEVVDLMFAGHRQKEAAALLAVTPAAVSARLKAAMWRAEEDARPGLERLLAELDAESERAAAT
- a CDS encoding acetylornithine transaminase is translated as MTALDDLNEWQGRFDRRVMRSIGMPLAKLDHGRGARVWDDAGHEYLDFLAGIAVNSLGHAHPVFVEAVSTQAARLAHVSNYFTTEPALELAERITRLAGTGDQGRAWFGNSGAEANEAAFKLARLNNSGGARSRVLALVDGFHGRTMGSLALTGKAHMREAFEPLPGGVEHLPATIEALETSLDDGVAALFVEPIQGEAGVVELPDGFLVAARELTHRHGALLIVDEIQTGAGRTGEWFAFQHAGITPDAITVAKGIGGGFPIGGLVTFGHASSLYSKGQHGSTFGGNPLATAVSNAVLGEIERAGLVENAALRGRQIDERIASLGSPLIAGTRGRGLLIGIALTEPVATRLTAEAMRAGLIVNAANDSTIRMAPPLIIGDAEVDEFADKFSRALDAVTSARH
- a CDS encoding DNA-3-methyladenine glycosylase, with translation MTERLVTASRAFFARDSVELAPLLLGAVLTHDAEDGPVALRIAEVEAYRGVGEDPGSHAFRGMTRRNAVMFGEAAHLYAYFTYGMHTCLNVVAGVPGMSSAVLLRGGTIVGGLELARSRRPGASDRDLARGPARLAVALGVPLAASGADLLAPPFALEVPVVPEPFASGPRTGVSGAGGGAAFPWRFWIPGEPGVSPYRRHAKSHD